Proteins found in one Gigantopelta aegis isolate Gae_Host chromosome 12, Gae_host_genome, whole genome shotgun sequence genomic segment:
- the LOC121386907 gene encoding uncharacterized protein LOC121386907: MLWHHSIDIMDLRQTVVFICVLCAELPVSMLEGQQQHRNIFVFTQFGKTAILRCSSRIVPPATKFSWKFRTSPLTETGRTLEIKPLDDGRTYFGIYSCRATNHLGKSEENLHSFEKVNGCKVTK; the protein is encoded by the exons ATGTTatgg CACCATTCTATCGATATCATGGACTTGAGGCAGACTGTGGTGTTTATCTGTGTTTTGTGTGCAGAACTGCCAGTCAGTATGTTAG AAGGTCAACAACAGCACAGGAACATTTTTGTGTTTACACAGTTTGGTAAGACGGCCATATTAAGATGTTCTTCACGCATTGTGCCACCGGCAACAAAATTCTCTTGGAAATTCCGAACTTCACCGTTGACCGAAACCGGCAGGACTCTGGAAATCAAACCACTTGATGATGGCAGGACTTACTTTGGAATCTACTCGTGTAGGGCCACAAACCATCTAGGAAAGTCAGAAGAAAATCTACATTCATTTGAAAAAGTCAATGG